The nucleotide window TTCCAATTTGTTCTTACGACTTGTATCAAGTACCACCAGAACCGAGGAGTAACCATTCCTCAGTCGTATTGAAATGTGATAAAatcttgctttttcttcatggtttttccaaagttttttcttgataaaaaaatttaattACTTCACCCATCGCTTGTGAGGTTAACAGAGTTTGTTGAATCAATAACAAGAATCAGTAACAATAGAATTGAAGATGTCTGCTCAGGAAATTACTCACCCAACAATTGTCGATGGCTGGTTCAGAGAAATCTCTGACACCATGTGGCCTGGCCAAGCTATGACATTGAAAGTGGAAAAAGTTCTACATCatgagaaatcaaaatatcaagacATTCtaattttcaaatccaCTGATTACGGAAATGTCTTGGTCCTCGACAATGTTATCCAGGCTACCGAACGTGATGAATTCtcatatcaagaaatgattGCTCATCTGGCGTTAAACTCTCATCCtgatccaaaaaaagttttggtTATCGGCGGTGGTGACGGTGGCGTATTAAGAGAGATCGTCAAGCATGAAGGCGTAGCTGAAGCCTGGTTATGTGACATTGATGAGGCTGTTATCAGACTATCCAAAGAATTTCTTCCTGACATGTCTGCCTCTTATTCTCATCCTAAAGTTAAAACTTACATTGGTGATGGTTTCCAATTCTTGAGAGATTTCCAAAATACTTTTGATGTTATTATTACTGATTCATCTGACCCAGAGGGCCCAGCTGAAACTTTGTTCCAAGCGGACTACttcaaattattgaatGGTGCCTTAACTGAGAAAGGTGTGATTTCCACTCAGGCTGAAAGCATGTGGATTCACTTGCCCATCATAAAGGATTTAAAAAAGGCCTGCTCCAGTGTTTTCCCGATTGCAGAGTACGCTTATACAACCATTCCAACCTATCCAACGGGCCAAATTGGTTTTATGgtttgttcaaaagataagGATGCCAATGTTAAAGAGCCTCTACGTGCAGTTtctgaagaggaagaagctAAGCGGTACAGATACTACAATAAGAGAATTCATGCAGCTTCTTTCATTCTGCCAACTTGGGTCGATAAGGAATTGAACGCTTGATTGCCAAATATAGCAGTTACATACTTTTTGTAAGTGTTTTTCTTGTCttattatcaatattttaatatttCCTAAACGCATTGAAACATTCTCAGAATGCAACAGACAGTAAAAAATAGTGTAACTGCAATTGCACCTGAGGTCAATGACTAAATTGGTAATATCCGCGTCGGATTTCCAATCTCAGGTGGCTGATCTATTGCCAAGCAACAAAGGGACAAAATCTCAACTGACGCTTTCTTTGATCCAGTGTTACTCACTACTAGATGGCTTTGATCATGTTATCACAAAACCTGCATGTTCAAAAAGTGATTTACTAAAATTTCATTCCTTGAAGTACGTTGGTATTATACTAGATGAGAAGCTCAATAAAAACCTGCCATTTGATAACGATGAAGAAGCGTTATCTGGATTGAATGATTTAAGAGCCGCTTGGAATGAGACCCATTACGATGAACCAAATAAGGCAAGGTACATcttcgaaaaaaaatccgATTTACTTAGTTACTTCAAtgaattttcattgataCCAACCGTTAAATCTTGTAAGAGTTCATTTGGGGACGCTTTTGACAAGATAAGATTGGATAATAATGCCTCCGAAtctgaagatgatttaGATACTTATAATCTAGAGGGTGACTGCCCATTGTTTTCATACTTGCCAATGTACTGTCAAACCGTCACTGGTGCAAGCCTGCTGCTTGCCGACTACATTGGTAAGTCAGAAAGAACTGTCGCTATAAACTGGGATGGAGGCAGACACCATGCTTTTAAGGG belongs to Zygotorulaspora mrakii chromosome 1, complete sequence and includes:
- the SPE3 gene encoding spermidine synthase (similar to Saccharomyces cerevisiae SPE3 (YPR069C); ancestral locus Anc_3.363), whose protein sequence is MSAQEITHPTIVDGWFREISDTMWPGQAMTLKVEKVLHHEKSKYQDILIFKSTDYGNVLVLDNVIQATERDEFSYQEMIAHLALNSHPDPKKVLVIGGGDGGVLREIVKHEGVAEAWLCDIDEAVIRLSKEFLPDMSASYSHPKVKTYIGDGFQFLRDFQNTFDVIITDSSDPEGPAETLFQADYFKLLNGALTEKGVISTQAESMWIHLPIIKDLKKACSSVFPIAEYAYTTIPTYPTGQIGFMVCSKDKDANVKEPLRAVSEEEEAKRYRYYNKRIHAASFILPTWVDKELNA